A genomic window from Silene latifolia isolate original U9 population chromosome Y, ASM4854445v1, whole genome shotgun sequence includes:
- the LOC141630844 gene encoding uncharacterized protein LOC141630844, with protein MVKAANKTVVAILRKMSDNYREWPDKIPFALWVYRTSIRTATGATTYYLVYGMKAVPPAKLEVPYLRILLESQKRIERAFNKKVKAPGIKEGDLVLKSVRALLPVDPRGKFKPNWTGPKLVKKILSRGAVWLTDLDGNDFANPTNMDQLKK; from the exons ATGGTAAAGGCTGCTAACAAAACGGTTGTTGCCATTTTGAGAAAGATGTCAGATAATTACCGTGAATGGCCCGATAAGATACCTTTCGCGTTGTGGGTGTATCGTACCTCAATTAGAACAGCCACTGGAGCAACTACCTACTACTTGGTTTATGGAATGAAGGCAGTTCCACCAGCCAAATTGGAAGTACCGTATTTAAGAATCTTGCTGGAAAGTCAA AAGAGGATAGAGAGAGCTTTTAACAAGAAGGTTAAAGCTCCAGGaatcaaggaaggagatttggttCTAAAATCAGTTCGCGCTCTACTACCAGTGGACCCAAGGGGTAAATTCAAGCCAAATTGGACAGGCCCAAAATTGGTAAAGAAGATTTTGTCGAGAGGTGCCGTTTGGTTGACAGATCTGGACGGAAATGACTTTGCAAATCCTACAAATATGGATCAGTTGAAGAAGTAA